A single Amphiura filiformis chromosome 8, Afil_fr2py, whole genome shotgun sequence DNA region contains:
- the LOC140159351 gene encoding G kinase-anchoring protein 1-like, whose product MAPSPPKPTEVGGANIRKYNKPPEQWEQWKVQDQGYVENQYETDLQKAILQSKLEFEQQKLFYDEIRQGSSIKPETLHVSPQEPSSPHKQPPLLQPQQPLLPPHSQLQPGHKPKSLYQRMDQLEDFDTLHVEPEPSPSSVESPPGAATGSKKEKKKQGKSKQHAMSLQEFQTAGSSAENGVSGGDSANLPKKSPSGSEEDKHFFDKIDQDVASILSKDQIKKARKQNEKFVAEHARRVQYEDQLEQKDKVISGLKEVIEKVKKELAQVKKRNKQLCFILAQGEMKDKADVLKQVEDLTSVKDELTIEVAELHGSLEQERSKVHSLKSELQKLQDRKK is encoded by the exons ATGGCTCCTTCTCCTCCGAAACCGACAGAAGTAGGGGGCGCTAACATTAGGAAATACAACAAGCCACCTGAGCAATGGGAGCAGTGGAAAGTTCAAGATCAAGGG TACGTTGAGAATCAGTACGAAACGGATCTACAAAAAGCCATTCTACAAAGCAAACTGGAGTTTGAACAACAGAAATTG TTCTACGACGAAATTAGGCAAGGTAGTAGTATTAAACCCGAGACACTACATGTATCACCGCAGGAGCCATCAAGTCCACACAAACAGCCTCCCTTGTTACAGCCCCAGCAACCACTACTCCCACCACACTCGCAACTCCAACCAGGTCACAAACCCAAGTCGTTATACCAGAGAATGGACCAGCTGGAAGACTTCGACACCCTACATGTAGAACCCGAACCATCCCCGTCGTCGGTGGAGAGTCCACCTGGTGCTGCTACTGGAagcaagaaggagaagaagaaacaGGGCAAGAGTAAACAACACGCCATGTCACTACAAGAGTTTCAGACTGCGGGGAGTAGTGCAGAGAATGGGGTATCGGGTGGTGATTCAGCTAATCTACCTAAG AAATCGCCAAGCGGTTCCGAGGAGGACAAGCACTTCTTTGACAAAATAGACCAAGATGTAGCCAGCATCCTGAGCAAAGACCAAATCAAGAAGGCTcggaaacaaaatgaaaagtttGTAGCCGAGCATGCCAGACGGGTGCAATACGAAGACCAACTAGAGCAAAAAGACAAAGTTATATCAGGGCTTAAAGAAGTCATAGAAAAAGTGAAG AAAGAACTAGCTCAAGTtaagaaaagaaataaacaaCTATGCTTCATTCTAGCTCAAGGAGAAA TGAAAGATAAAGCTGATGTTTTAAAACAAGTTGAAGATCTGACATCTGTCAAAGATGAACTCACTATAGAG GTTGCAGAACTACATGGATCACTAGAACAAGAAAGGTCAAAAGTCCATTCATTAAAATCCGAGCTACAAAAACTACAAGATCGCAAGAAATGA